From Salvia splendens isolate huo1 chromosome 3, SspV2, whole genome shotgun sequence, a single genomic window includes:
- the LOC121796836 gene encoding uncharacterized protein LOC121796836: MAAGQFAGGIGGGGGPQQRQQYFATRQSKVGFPIFAGEDLAGWILHCDHFFAVDLTPEDYKVCLAVINFEGRALQWFQNWSKYQDRAMSTPWPLFLQALEARFGDQLLGDPMTELLALKQTGAFAEYHDRFELLLGRVSLSESYAISHFINGLKPVVQKAVRMFMPQTLVHAYALARLQDMSAPVKYNFTS, from the coding sequence ATGGCCGCTGGGCAATTTGCTGGTGGGATTGGGGGTGGCGGTGGTCCCCAACAACGTCAGCAATACTTCGCTACGCGTCAATCTAAAGTTGGATTTCCTATCTTTGCCGGCGAGGACTTAGCCGGATGGATCCTTCATTGCGATCATTTTTTCGCGGTAGATCTGACTCCTGAGGACTATAAAGTCTGTCTAGCCGTGATCAATTTCGAAGGAAGAGCTCTTCAATGGTTCCAAAACTGGTCCAAATACCAGGATCGAGCTATGTCTACTCCGTGGCCGTTGTTTTTGCAAGCGCTTGAAGCTCGTTTTGGAGATCAACTATTGGGCGATCCGATGACCGAACTCCTCGCGCTCAAACAGACAGGTGCATTTGCTGAATATCATGATCGTTTTGAACTGTTATTGGGCCGTGTTTCCCTCTCTGAATCGTATGCGATTAGTCACTTCATTAATGGCTTGAAACCGGTTGTTCAAAAGGCTGTGCGTATGTTTATGCCTCAAACCTTGGTTCATGCGTATGCTTTAGCTAGATTACAAGACATGTCTGCTCCTGTGAAATATAATTTTACATCTTGA